agatTAAACCATTTCGTGTATGTATCCaccattcattttaattttatttttttgtttgttggtccaAATATCCAGAGCAGCACCtaagctctgtcctttggctcagtttgcacTTCATGACTTAGTTCAACAGCTTGCATCTACAGAAAAGCTGCACACATCCATATACATAGCATGTTTGGCTCACTTCCTGTTGATTGAAACCAGACTGAGACCACCTCACTCGGATAGTGTAGGACCAGGTGTTTCAGTCCACGCcggagtgtgattgctgtgttcacACCTCCACACCGAGCAGGAAAACGCACCAGGGTTTGATTCAGCACCCTAAATATAGCATTGTCAGAATAGCATCTCATTGCAGACTTAATCAGGACTGAACTAGGTGGTCTACAGAACGAGTGCAGCAATCCCAATTTCTCTAAATATAAAGCCACACGGACAGCCATGGCAGTCACAAATGCTGAGGAAGTGAGGGTGAAAAAGATTTGTTTATATTGGACATATTGGAGACTGAGAACATAGTCAAAGATGGCTAAATGCTGTTCTGAACATATTCTCCTTTGAGTTGGCACATGGTCTTCCTCTTTGTTGCGACATGTTGCTTACTTCACTGCGTCCCCTACAGAGAAAATTTGTGCTGTGGTGTTGACACTGTTATCATTAGTGAGCTGTACCCTCCTCCTGATGAGTTCATAAGTTTCCTGGTGAACTGAATAGTGAGTCATACTGCAGTTCGATCAGATTAGCACAACAGCTCTGACTAACCAGCCCTCTACAAGCGTCATTCCTATTTCCTGTCtactttctctatctctctccagtTATAATAATCCTATAAGTTGTAGCTGCATTATGGCAATATTGTGTATAGCTCTTGTAAGAAAAAATCGTATAGATGGTGAATACGGAACGAAAAGTTCTCTGTGAGTACAGAAATCTGAGTTAGGGCATACAGGAAATGATTGATGATCACGTCAAAGGCCTGGAGCAAAAGCACTGTGCAGTGAATATCTGtgctgcagactgtcagctctcgctcctcttcttttctctggCTCCGTGTTGGGTCTGTAAGGCAGTTCGGATTTAGATCTGTTATTAGGATATGCTAGGGAAATTCAGAGAGACTAATATGGAGTGATTGCTATGCCAAGCAGTAGTATTTAACTGAGTCTTTCTTTACTTCAGTCAAAGCAGTATGTTTTTTCATTTAGCCCTCACTTTAATATGTGAGAGAAGGTGGAGGCTGAAAACACCAAACTAAACACAAAATTTCTCTCATGACTAAAAGCAAATGTTCCAGCGTGATTTTTTTATGGCTTTACTATATTTGGATGAAGGGAATAGACCTGCTtcttattaacacatttatgtATGTTCTGTAATGTAGTGCAATATTTAAGCTCTAAAGCAAAGGGAAGGTCGTCTTGAGCAAAGGTAGAAAATGTGAATTTACACTTCAAACATTTTTAACGAAACTGCTGTCGTTAGCTTGTGGTCACACCTCTTCACACCTCCCTTTGGTATAGTTTGCTATTCTGATCAAAAAAGGGAATTATTGATGTTTTTGTCAGCCATAATATTGGGTAACATGGGTGTTTGTGATATTTACTGCATATCAAAGGTGTTATTAccaaaaataaatccattacTGTCTATCCTGTAATTTTGTTGAATGCTCCCTGACGAGCACACAGTCATTcatggttgtttttgtttggtttgtccTCTGTTGTTTTATGCTTGCATCATTCCCTCAGGATGTGTGCAAGAGAGAGTGAAGCACAAGAGAGTTCATTAGTGCACTGTCTCCCAGCATGCTCTGGTGCTTCCTTTCTGGTGGTTGTCACATGTCGGGCTTCCAGCCTTTCTCTGGGTCACATGAAACTCGGAGTGAGTTGTTAGCCTCCACTTCCTATTTCTCCTTGTGCTGGCTGATGCTGGAGTAATCATGCCTCTTTTCTTGAATACTTAGACAATATTCAGGCAGCTCTATTTTTTGAAGAGTATAAGGAACAGTGAGGCTTCAATAAACTGAGATTTAgtgtagatttttcttttttttttttttcccccctgtttttttttttttttttttttaaatactatagGTAGTTGTTTTATGTCTCTGATTTATTCTGCTGGCATGCTTCAACTTCAACATTCCTGTGTTTGCTTTCGATTTTCTAAATCCTTTGCCAGATCAAACTTGCCTCTCTTTGTGTCTCAGCAGCCTTGCTCTATCTTGCCAGGAGATCTTGGCAACTGCAAGGACAACACGTTTATGTGGTCTAAAGAACCCCGGTCAAGTAGCCTAATACTCAAGATATTCTAAGAAAAGTGAATGCTTCTTTGCTTATTTTGGAAAGTTTGCTGTAGAGAACCTTGTCATTGCCCATTTCATGCAAAAGCCACTTTGGTTTTGTGAATGTTGTTGCTACAAATGTGATTATTGTTCAGGATGAGGTGGGTAGGCTAATGAGATTTCCAACATAAAGGAGGAGGTTTTGCTTCTCGTAACCTTCTCCCATTTACCAATCAGTGACTGGATTTATAGCATCTTTTGTTCAGCCTTGAGTGTGTTGCCTCTGTTAGACCAGCTAGAGATCTTCTGATGGAAACAAGCTCTGTTTCTGAGggttttgttttaaacataTGGTTGGTATGATAAATAGTCCACAATCTAAGGAGTTGCGGCACCTTTCAGGGTTGGGTCTGAGGCTTGGTGATGAATGGACTTATATTGAGGAAAAGaaattttatagttttataattCTGTGATTATAGTTGATTGTTACTAGTGCAGTAGGTTATAGGGTCATTTGATTTGATCTAAGCAATGATGCAGCCGGCTTTTGCCAGATGACTGAGCAAGGAATTACAATAAAGCATGAATAGGGCATGCTGCTTGTTGTTTGTGAGAAGTGCCTGGGGGTTTTTATATTCTTGCAGTGCTAGTCAGAGATCTTAAGAAATGAGTTGGCATGGTGGTCAAACTTAAATTCCAGAACCATAATAACCATGATGACTAGGTAACTCATTTTTGCAGGAAGTTTTTTCTGTGGTGTTTAAGTGAGAGTGTTGGCTTGGGTCCAAAAACCCAAGCTAATTTTGTCAGAACAGGATGGTGTGCTGAAGTAGTAATGTATTGTTTGACAACAAGGAAAACATgaagagaatgaaagaattaCAGGAGCGAGGGGCAGTTTGTGGAGAAAGTGAGATTCATTGAAAGTAAcattaaattgaaaatattaCAGTCTTGCAGGGGTTCTCATACTGGAGGTTATGAGAGAAACTcactcctcttttgtttcattcattaattttagaaattaatattagaaatatcagaGACTGATTTTGCTCAATGACTGAggaagggatatgcaaccaaatattaacttTAACTTACTGTAAGATTATCTGTACAAATATTTTTGCTCACcaaaaaattgggtggtctgccaccaaaggtgccatattctaagatgtttaacacatctaaatgtaaatgtcaggaaatgaaagctaaaattctgatctgtcatattcatcttttgagctCAAAtccaaatatcttcagtgtatagcaaaaacaaaagaattggccttgctgttccaatacttttggagggtaCTATGTGTGCTATTCTAGATcattattgagtactaacactaaccagttttcctattacagtatGTGTTTGAGTCTTAAACTaaacctctcatgtagccttcaaaTCCTCCTGAAAATTCTGTTCTGcatcccagtcttctggattttctataTTAGTAAATTCTTTTGAATGTATGATCAGAGGtttcgatttgagacacagcacaTGACATGGAGAAAAGCACAATCAATCCAATGGAAGAAACATATAAGAGAGATAgagcttgtcagtgtgtttaacatcgaTGTGCATTAAAttgctaaatattttgtttgacttggaaacctgacagacagggatgttttggctctgatatGTTATCTAGTGAATGTCGCTTTTAATTCTTCCGGATGTCGACAAGATACACGGTGATTGTGTGAACAATGCCACTTGCGTTGCAGCTGCTTCTGCATGTGCACATGAAGTTATGCATCAAATATAAACCAGGCTCCACTGCTTCGCACtgggccatatcacaccactccattgtggattattttcctctaacaacgcaacacttcccactagactggtcAGTTAAtacaaggaatattccttgggTTTTAGTCATTTGCATTGCACATACATATGTTACTgacaataaaatgttcaaatgttacagtagtgctatattataaatctggaatttaaaaaaaaaaaaaaaaggggagggGGTGGCAGGCTTTAGGGTAGTCAAGGCTTGGGttcacagaaaattcataatgtcagTTTAGGgtcatttgcccaaaaagtttggaAACCCTTGCACGACTGTCTTGCTTCTcatggtgtttgatggaaatTGCAAGTGGAAGTGTAATTGTTTggctgagggaaaaaaaaggagtgtTTTGTGAATGctttcttctcctctcacattttATTGAAACCTGTACAACCGGTGTATGAGTTGCACACAAAGTCTGGGTGTTTTTTTCACTCTCAGTTTTTCCCCATGCAAGACTGAAAGGAGAGCCTACACTGAGCACACTCAATTCACAAAGCAGAGGAACAAGTGTTCTTATGAAATTATACTTATTGAGTCAAACATATAGACAAGTTTTGGTAAatatttcattgtgtgtgtgtaggatgcgTGAGGAAATGtcgagtgtggtgtgtgtgaaggaggtGGAGGGGCAGGGTGACCCTGCAGAGAAGCTGTCCCAGGATGAGCTGCTATGTCGGACACGGGAGGTGATGCAGGGGTTGGACGCTCTGCGTGCTGAACACCAGGCCATCCTGGAGGGTCTGATGGGAACGCTGCGTTGCCTCAAACAAACCCAGGAAGGCCGCGCTGTCGAAGAGAAGACTGTCATGATTCAGCGCTCGCTGGAAATGATAGAGCTCGGTCTTAGTGAAGCACAGGTTGGAGGAACAAATCTTCTGAAAAAGACTGTTTGTTGAAAATCAGCCCTTTCTTTAGCTTTTAAATCTTCTTATTAAGATAAAGCATTAGGACAAAGAGGAATTAAGAACAACTATACTTTTCCATGTCTCCACAGGTAATGATGGCTCTTTCAGGGCACCTGAGTGCAGTAGAGGCTGAGAAACAGAAGCTTCGAGCACAGGTATGCACAGACccaaacacacagtcacaatGTCTCCATGACAGCCATGTTCTCAGTTTCTTGGTATCTAGCCCACGAAGATGCAAATGCACACACGCCATGTCTCTCCCATCTCTTGTGGTGTCTGTGTaacagtgtctgtgtgtttcaggtccGGCGGCTGTGCCAAGAGAATCAGTGGCTGCGTGATGAGCTGGCAGGCACACAGCAGCGGCTGCAGAAGAGTGAACAGAGTGTGGCCCAgctggaggaggaaaagaagcACCTGGAGTTCATGAATCAGCTAAAAAAATATGACCAGGACCTCAGCCCAACAGTAAGCCTAACTCTTTCCTTGCTCATTTATCCCCATTATATTTTCTGTCTTTACCTCTTTCATGTCCTGCTCTTTCTTTCAGGATGACAAAGACTCTGACTCGAGTAGGGAGACTCTGGATGATCTTTTCCCTGATGATCAGGACGAGCCAGCCTCTGGCAGTAAGTGCCCATGTCCTCTTATCCAATTCTTCTCACCACTTAGAGATCTTGTGCTAATTAAAACTGTAACAGAACATGTATCTCCAATTTAGTAATTAAATGTGACTATCCCTTGAGTCAACAAATAGTATTAGTTTCGAATAATTGATAGACATGAGTAGATGCTGTATATGAAAGCACAGGggagaaagaaatataaatttgtCAACTATAAGACAGAGGAAGACAAGAAGgttcacattgttttttttgttacaggctctctgtccctgtttttgtgttttccctTTTGTTTTCTGGTTGATTAATGGCTTCAGACTGTGGAGTGCAGATGAAAGGCTTGTGTGGGCTGTGTCATGGAGATAGTCCTTTATTCAGATGGACATTATGGTTTATCAGATGCAGTCTGAACACACTCAGATTAGCTCCCTCTTGCAACATGAAAACCATAACACATCTTGCATATGTGGGAATATAATATGGAGTAAAGTTATATAATTATTGGTACCTCGCTTGAAATATGTTTTAGTGCAAATATATGGGGAAGAACAAAAcatattatgtaaaaatatgctTAAGTAGTGCATTTTTGTCAGCAAGGTATTGGTTTCAAAGTAATTAAGATGCTCACAATTAAGTTTTATGAAGTCTCCCCTGGAAATCATAACAGCACTGAGCCTTTTCCTGAGGGATCTCTCCTCcatgcagtacattttaaacatttatattctGTTTGGACTCTTCAGTTCAGGCCATAAGTTTTCAATAAGCTACAAATGAAGAGATTGCAGTAGCAATTTCAAAATATTCTAGCagacatttctattttatttgtatgtttagggtcattatcttGTTGAAAAATCTGTGACCAAGCTTTAATCTCCTGGCAGAAGCAACAAGGTTTTTGGATtaaaatatcctggtacttagcagaattcatgatctTCACAACGTCTAGCTACAGAAAGGCCCCAAAGCATTAATGATCCTCCTGCATATTTTATACTGGGTATCAGGTGCCTTTCTTTGTGTGCAATACCAATTTTTGGATGGTGTGCTTGCCAAAAGATTTGGTCTTTCTGCTCAggagaaatgtatttaatttttttttttttgtatttaccatttataattaccattaacattatttgtaaagtgttagatttgacactttagtgcaggactgtttttaatctttttaggtTAAAATCTTCatactttttctcttttggctgaaaactgaaagtgccttatattatttatatatatataaaatatatatatatatatatatatatatatatatatatatatatatatatatatatatatatatatatatatatatatatagagagagagagagagagagagagagagagagagagagagagagagagagagagatgccaccaaaaattatatatgtgtgtgtatgtgtatatatatatatatatatatatatatatatatatatatatatatatatatatatatatatatatatatatatatatatatatatataattttaatatatatatatataatttttggtGGCATCTCTAATCAATATAATTAACTGATGTAAAGCAAACTACTAGTATAATCTTAGCTACCTTGAACACACATtgaaagattttatttcacattaacaaTCTCAACACATTCTTCATTTATCATGACAGAAAGCGAGGTTGCTCCATCAGTCTGGGTGAGAGCATGTAAGATTGGGGGAAAGGGCCAGGGTTTCCGtggggtgtcagttaatatcagagagttcaataCAATTGCACAAATCATTGCAGATTTATATGTGGCTCATCtcccattttaaaaaatgggggaaaaattgctcttttgggttttttttttagtgataaTTCATATCTGCATACCCTAACATTAAATTGCTGAGCTCCTTTGCAAAATGCTTAAACACTGGATATTGTGGCACTGTAATATTGTATAAAGATGATGAAATCGTTATTGACAAGCCTAACCTATTTACGTTCCAATGTGAAATATGTACCCTGTTTACATTTAGAGAGgttgtgtgattttattttattttattttattttattttattttatttttttttgggtaaGGCACCAAGATTTCTGTTTcactatctctgtctctgttcatCTTTGTCTCTGTAGTCCAGCCCCCACACAGCAGTGCTGTAGCAGCAGCTCAGCAGGGAGGCTATGAGATTCCAGCCCGGCTCCGAACCCTGCACAACCTGGTGATCCAGTATGCCTCTCAGGGCCGCTATGAAGTGGCCGTGCCGCTGTGTAAACAGGCGCTGGAGGACTTGGAGAAGACCTCGGGCCACAACCACCCTGATGTCGCCACAATGCTTAACATTCTTGCCCTCGTCTACAGGTCTGACCTCTAGAGATATATGGCTCTGAGTCTTTTGCCAGCTCCTGTTCagaataacaaaaatgaattcaatTTGATAAAATTGAGCTGgtcaaaatgcaaatgaattaaagaaaaaaaagataagacaGCCTTTTGATTGGACAAATTCAAGGATGACTTGATTAAAACAGTACAGAATtggtcaaataaaataaaagaagggGGATACATGTAGATTAAAAACTCTGtctttgtaaatgtaatttgcCTTATACCTACCAGTCCATTGTTCACAAGCTAAGAAAGTAATCTACTGTAGTCGCATCACTGTCTGCATAGTATGAAGGTTCTCTTACACAGGTCATAGCATTGATTTTTAGCAGCCTGTTGTCACACTGTCTTTGTATtggcctctctttcttctcttctcaggGACCAGAATAAGTACAAAGAGGCTGCAAACCTTCTGAATGACGCACTCGATATTAGAGAGAAAACACTGGGCAAAGACCATCCTGcggtatgtgtgggtgtgtgtttggggagtATGTAACACCTGTTATTTTACACAA
This sequence is a window from Pangasianodon hypophthalmus isolate fPanHyp1 chromosome 3, fPanHyp1.pri, whole genome shotgun sequence. Protein-coding genes within it:
- the klc1a gene encoding kinesin light chain 1 isoform X11 translates to MREEMSSVVCVKEVEGQGDPAEKLSQDELLCRTREVMQGLDALRAEHQAILEGLMGTLRCLKQTQEGRAVEEKTVMIQRSLEMIELGLSEAQVMMALSGHLSAVEAEKQKLRAQVRRLCQENQWLRDELAGTQQRLQKSEQSVAQLEEEKKHLEFMNQLKKYDQDLSPTDDKDSDSSRETLDDLFPDDQDEPASGIQPPHSSAVAAAQQGGYEIPARLRTLHNLVIQYASQGRYEVAVPLCKQALEDLEKTSGHNHPDVATMLNILALVYRDQNKYKEAANLLNDALDIREKTLGKDHPAVAATLNNLAVLYGKRGKYKEAEPLCKRALEIREKVLGKDHPDVAKQLNNLALLCQNQGKYEEVEYYYQRALNIYQTKLGPDDPNVAKTKNNLASCYLKQGKFKQAETLYKEILTRAHEREFGSVDGENKPIWMHAEEREEQSKGKQKDGSPFVEYGGWYKACKVDSPTVTTTLKNLGALYRRQGKFEAAETLEEAAMRSRKKGLDSAHKQRVAEVLGDPEAREKQRSRESLISDTVKYESGPDGGEEVSMSVEWNGV
- the klc1a gene encoding kinesin light chain 1 isoform X12, yielding MREEMSSVVCVKEVEGQGDPAEKLSQDELLCRTREVMQGLDALRAEHQAILEGLMGTLRCLKQTQEGRAVEEKTVMIQRSLEMIELGLSEAQVMMALSGHLSAVEAEKQKLRAQVRRLCQENQWLRDELAGTQQRLQKSEQSVAQLEEEKKHLEFMNQLKKYDQDLSPTDDKDSDSSRETLDDLFPDDQDEPASGIQPPHSSAVAAAQQGGYEIPARLRTLHNLVIQYASQGRYEVAVPLCKQALEDLEKTSGHNHPDVATMLNILALVYRDQNKYKEAANLLNDALDIREKTLGKDHPAVAATLNNLAVLYGKRGKYKEAEPLCKRALEIREKVLGKDHPDVAKQLNNLALLCQNQGKYEEVEYYYQRALNIYQTKLGPDDPNVAKTKNNLASCYLKQGKFKQAETLYKEILTRAHEREFGSVDGENKPIWMHAEEREEQSKGKQKDGSPFVEYGGWYKACKVDSPTVTTTLKNLGALYRRQGKFEAAETLEEAAMRSRKKGLDSAHKQRVAEVLGDPEAREKQRSRESLISDTVKYESGPDGGEEV